One Streptomyces sp. NBC_00102 DNA segment encodes these proteins:
- a CDS encoding chorismate mutase has translation MSATTHPRLSRLTDTLRKIVPAGRVVTTGPECDAGRTLWNGAVSTRPGVIVRCADPAEGTRITHAYGPNTERLLALRHRFDPDNTFRAPCLPEAPSTVRRRPTREPRFPRTSKSTSPRTSNTTPKRIREKEMNLRNKMTRCAAVVGFLGAAAALTAPQAVAAAEARTDAGSVAVPVGAAGRPLGPLGPLTGLVVERLRVGDDVAASKFGTASPVEDPVREAQVLEQVRAAAGTVGVDPDAAAAFFQDQITASKVVQQGLFDRWTDHPEQAPTTRPDLAQIRQKLDRLTTELLQELKDTERLRDNPVGCAAQLAPAGGSGAAREQLDTLHRQALRTATQSVCGTGRPAGQR, from the coding sequence ATGTCCGCGACCACCCACCCCCGACTCAGCCGTCTCACCGACACCCTGCGGAAGATTGTTCCCGCAGGACGGGTGGTGACCACCGGGCCGGAGTGCGACGCCGGCCGGACCCTGTGGAACGGGGCCGTGTCCACCCGCCCGGGCGTCATCGTCCGGTGCGCGGACCCGGCCGAGGGCACCCGGATCACCCACGCCTACGGGCCGAACACCGAGCGGCTGCTCGCCCTGAGGCACCGCTTCGACCCGGACAACACCTTCCGCGCCCCCTGCCTGCCTGAAGCCCCTTCTACGGTCCGCCGACGGCCGACGCGGGAGCCCCGCTTCCCGCGCACGTCGAAGAGCACATCGCCCCGCACATCGAACACCACGCCGAAGAGAATAAGGGAGAAGGAAATGAACCTGCGGAACAAGATGACCCGCTGCGCCGCCGTCGTCGGATTTCTGGGCGCGGCAGCGGCGTTGACCGCTCCCCAGGCCGTGGCGGCCGCGGAGGCCCGTACGGACGCCGGGTCCGTCGCCGTCCCGGTCGGGGCGGCCGGCCGCCCGCTCGGCCCGCTCGGCCCTCTGACGGGGCTCGTCGTCGAACGCCTACGCGTGGGCGATGACGTCGCGGCGTCCAAGTTCGGTACGGCCTCGCCCGTCGAAGACCCCGTGCGCGAGGCGCAGGTGCTGGAGCAGGTCCGTGCCGCGGCCGGCACCGTCGGAGTGGACCCGGACGCGGCGGCCGCGTTCTTCCAGGACCAGATCACCGCGAGCAAGGTCGTCCAACAGGGGCTGTTCGACCGCTGGACCGATCACCCCGAGCAGGCCCCCACCACACGCCCCGATCTCGCGCAGATCCGCCAGAAGCTCGACCGGCTGACCACGGAGCTGCTGCAAGAGCTCAAGGACACCGAGCGACTGCGCGACAACCCCGTCGGATGCGCGGCCCAACTCGCGCCGGCGGGCGGCTCGGGGGCGGCGCGGGAACAGCTGGACACGCTCCACCGCCAGGCGCTCAGGACCGCCACCCAGTCGGTGTGCGGTACCGGCAGGCCTGCCGGACAGCGCTGA
- a CDS encoding AAWKG family protein (Members of this family are unrelated to eukaryotic Tcp10, although some members contain a repetitive region similar to a C-terminal repeat region of Tcp10.) gives MVAPANSTDDYWQQAITLFTGYPAPARKDLFDKLVGNDSIPLMQVEIVDSGALPEESLSEVIKNLYWRASNSGTSIEEKNIVVPFYAPKYGEENPGPGTPVKLRSAKIRLLGSAATAGPPMGGVDSTPGDFGDYTDLSLKQYSYGGGMALRQLLDHHTTAGFEWNGLQVDLASAVDTRTFERAAHALSRAAVFFDNQSKVLDSWEARLGPDNPLWRGQASGVFKDLIHKLNKMYGSYEEDIPRISAFGSKQGQQLMNAQQVFINSMLRLHHKWDWWQIWRGNPLRWLHDNLLDLTKQIWENNITKVKWVTHTEKTSAATSSMVQADHKAKDTELVTEPGFQLTHPLYGRYDDLRSWKLIGEQGIREWQNSVISDLGVPARDAIMEVQRAFGVTLNRVVTRSGKSLSDDLVSDKNDKLQDDQKAAQDKADKANEDLLKKQEEAAAEQKKELDEQKKAAKDAQDKQDKYMDDQLKQQKDAQAKQDQQYADQLKAAEEAQAKQDQQYADQQKAAEEAQAKQDQQYADQQKAAEEAQAKQDQQYADQQKAAEEAQAKQDQQYADQQKAAEEAQAKQDQQYADQQKAAEEAQKEQEKQQAQQDAEQQQLLQQQQQEQDQQQQEQEEKQAQQEADLAAQQKAQEQQYLAAQVLAQNQAAGEEERQRKQQAEQEAEQEAQQQQFLDEQQKQQEQQTAELQAQQDEQEAQQQLVQEKQEQQEQQRTEQAQQQADQLAQQQADQLAQQQADLEADQQAREKDLSSQQEKLEKEQAQREQEFQQQLDAQQSSLSTPDFRDSETVLNSDGSVTTDFADGSFTTVDPDEHTAVTVSPDGRVDITDLPDGKSIHNVDGSWTTVNSDGTVTTDYPDGHSVTINPERGLVETVYPDGTSELSPLSPGSALPDYGDDTAQYTSAYEDQLYDDQPLDEDALLGQSTGQNMSSGTSSSPMSPMLPTGTMLSGQTSSSTSERSRTAVAAGRPVTAARTGNQMYDEVAAPGYSTATSSGMPYMPQMGGGGGNGGQGNQTESSDRARSAWEPEEEDVWGTDEGGAPASIGR, from the coding sequence ATGGTTGCACCCGCCAATTCCACCGATGACTACTGGCAGCAAGCGATCACTCTGTTCACCGGATATCCGGCACCGGCGCGCAAGGATCTCTTCGACAAGCTGGTCGGGAACGACTCGATCCCCCTCATGCAGGTGGAGATAGTCGACTCGGGCGCCCTCCCGGAGGAAAGCCTTTCCGAGGTGATCAAGAACCTCTACTGGCGGGCCAGCAATTCGGGCACGTCCATCGAGGAGAAGAACATTGTCGTCCCGTTCTACGCACCGAAGTACGGTGAGGAGAATCCAGGTCCGGGCACGCCCGTGAAGCTCCGTTCGGCGAAGATCCGGCTGCTGGGCAGCGCGGCCACGGCAGGCCCGCCGATGGGCGGGGTGGACAGCACGCCCGGAGACTTCGGTGACTACACGGACCTGTCCCTGAAGCAGTACAGCTACGGGGGCGGCATGGCGCTCCGTCAGTTGCTGGATCACCACACAACCGCGGGATTCGAGTGGAACGGCCTCCAGGTCGACCTCGCCAGCGCGGTGGACACCCGTACTTTCGAGCGCGCCGCCCACGCCCTCTCCCGAGCTGCGGTCTTCTTCGACAACCAGAGCAAGGTTCTCGACTCCTGGGAAGCCCGCCTGGGCCCCGACAATCCGCTGTGGCGCGGACAGGCCTCGGGCGTCTTCAAGGACCTCATCCACAAGCTGAACAAGATGTACGGGAGTTACGAGGAGGACATACCGCGCATCTCGGCCTTCGGTTCGAAGCAGGGCCAGCAGTTGATGAACGCCCAGCAGGTCTTCATCAACTCCATGCTGAGGCTGCACCACAAGTGGGACTGGTGGCAGATATGGCGCGGGAATCCGCTTCGCTGGCTGCACGACAATCTCCTGGACCTGACGAAGCAGATCTGGGAGAACAACATCACCAAGGTCAAGTGGGTGACGCACACCGAAAAGACCTCCGCCGCGACATCGAGCATGGTGCAGGCCGACCACAAGGCCAAGGACACCGAACTGGTCACCGAACCCGGCTTCCAGCTGACACATCCCCTGTACGGCCGCTACGACGATCTCCGCTCCTGGAAGCTCATTGGGGAGCAGGGGATCCGGGAGTGGCAGAACTCCGTCATCTCGGACCTCGGAGTTCCCGCCCGGGACGCGATCATGGAGGTGCAGCGCGCGTTCGGCGTCACCCTGAACCGGGTCGTGACGCGAAGCGGCAAGAGTCTGTCCGACGATCTCGTCTCCGACAAGAACGACAAGCTCCAGGACGACCAGAAAGCCGCGCAGGACAAGGCGGACAAGGCGAATGAAGACCTGCTGAAGAAGCAGGAAGAAGCGGCCGCGGAACAGAAAAAGGAGCTGGATGAGCAGAAGAAGGCCGCGAAGGACGCGCAGGACAAGCAGGACAAGTACATGGACGACCAGCTGAAGCAGCAGAAAGATGCGCAGGCCAAACAGGATCAGCAATACGCCGACCAGCTGAAGGCAGCCGAAGAAGCACAAGCCAAACAAGACCAGCAATACGCCGACCAGCAGAAGGCAGCCGAAGAAGCACAAGCCAAACAAGACCAGCAATACGCCGACCAGCAGAAGGCAGCCGAAGAAGCACAAGCCAAACAAGACCAGCAATACGCCGACCAGCAGAAGGCAGCCGAAGAAGCACAAGCCAAACAAGACCAGCAATACGCCGACCAGCAGAAGGCAGCCGAAGAAGCACAAGCCAAACAAGACCAGCAATACGCCGACCAGCAGAAGGCAGCCGAAGAAGCACAGAAGGAGCAGGAGAAGCAGCAGGCCCAGCAGGACGCCGAACAGCAACAGCTTCTCCAGCAGCAACAGCAGGAGCAGGACCAGCAGCAGCAAGAACAGGAGGAGAAGCAGGCCCAGCAGGAGGCCGACTTGGCGGCCCAGCAGAAGGCCCAGGAGCAGCAGTACCTGGCTGCGCAGGTGCTGGCCCAGAATCAGGCCGCCGGCGAGGAGGAGAGGCAGCGGAAGCAGCAGGCCGAACAGGAAGCCGAGCAGGAGGCCCAGCAGCAGCAGTTCCTCGACGAGCAGCAGAAGCAGCAGGAACAGCAAACGGCCGAACTGCAAGCCCAGCAGGACGAGCAGGAGGCCCAGCAGCAGCTCGTCCAGGAGAAGCAGGAGCAGCAGGAGCAGCAGCGGACCGAGCAGGCCCAGCAGCAGGCCGACCAGCTGGCCCAGCAGCAGGCCGACCAGCTGGCCCAGCAACAGGCCGATCTGGAAGCCGATCAGCAAGCCAGGGAGAAGGACCTCAGTTCGCAGCAGGAGAAGTTGGAGAAGGAGCAGGCACAGCGCGAGCAGGAGTTCCAGCAGCAGCTCGACGCGCAGCAGTCCTCGCTCAGCACCCCTGACTTCCGGGACAGCGAGACCGTACTGAATTCCGATGGGTCCGTCACCACCGACTTCGCGGACGGCAGCTTCACGACTGTGGACCCGGACGAGCACACGGCGGTCACCGTCTCGCCCGACGGCAGGGTCGACATCACGGACCTGCCGGACGGGAAGTCCATCCACAACGTCGACGGCAGCTGGACGACGGTCAACTCCGACGGCACGGTGACCACCGACTACCCCGACGGCCATTCCGTCACCATCAACCCCGAGCGCGGTCTGGTGGAGACGGTCTACCCGGACGGCACGTCGGAGCTCTCCCCCCTGAGCCCCGGCAGCGCCCTGCCCGACTACGGCGATGACACCGCCCAGTACACCTCCGCCTACGAGGACCAGCTGTACGACGACCAGCCGCTCGACGAGGACGCCCTGCTCGGCCAGTCGACCGGGCAGAACATGTCGTCCGGGACGTCGTCGAGCCCGATGAGCCCGATGCTGCCGACCGGAACCATGCTCTCCGGACAGACCTCCAGCTCGACCAGCGAGCGGTCCCGGACCGCCGTCGCCGCCGGCCGGCCCGTGACCGCCGCCAGGACCGGCAACCAGATGTACGACGAGGTGGCGGCGCCCGGCTACAGCACGGCGACCTCGTCGGGGATGCCGTACATGCCGCAGATGGGCGGTGGCGGCGGGAACGGCGGCCAGGGAAACCAGACGGAGAGCAGCGACCGGGCCCGCTCGGCCTGGGAGCCGGAGGAGGAGGACGTCTGGGGAACTGACGAGGGAGGCGCCCCGGCATCGATCGGCAGATGA
- the eccB gene encoding type VII secretion protein EccB: protein MQTKRDQVQAHMFLMSRLTTSMLRSDPDAPESPQGRTNRGVAMGVLIAIMVSAGAFVFGLIKPGTTDSWRTSKALIVDEDTGTSYLYLDNRLRPVRNQTSARLLVGSELTTTTVHSSSLAGVDRGAPVGITGAPQTVPDGLDSGPWLVCSGTGLTSSGTSPGTAVAVGSAAGGTGLDANSALLARAPDKTLYLVWRGTRLRLDTKHGAVSALGYESATPFPVTEAFLDALPLGPDLTPVTVTGQGGTGPRLDGRQTRIGQVFQVSAPGSATRYYLLRTDGLTPLTATEAALTLGSSAGGGAHATDLGTDALSGRLAPVTGSQRNTASALPATPPHLVRATTDQSACVRISPGTEETRSSVSLLARSELGPAAQTPSEGMTPACVPADRITVPAGRGALVRALGAGGTAMGDTVYLVTDTGMKYRVPTSQALEALGFTTSDIRTMPSTLLSLLPTGPDLSPSAAAGGTSSATAPRCGPAGGAGSGRTGTAPAPGATSRE from the coding sequence ATGCAGACCAAACGTGATCAGGTCCAGGCACACATGTTCCTGATGAGCAGGCTGACCACCAGCATGCTGCGCTCCGACCCGGACGCCCCCGAGAGCCCGCAGGGCCGCACCAACCGGGGGGTGGCGATGGGCGTGCTGATCGCCATCATGGTGTCGGCCGGAGCCTTCGTCTTCGGCCTGATCAAACCCGGTACGACCGACTCGTGGCGTACCTCGAAGGCGCTGATCGTGGACGAGGACACCGGCACCAGCTACCTCTACCTGGACAATAGGCTCCGCCCGGTACGCAACCAGACCTCGGCCCGGCTCCTGGTGGGCAGCGAGCTGACCACCACCACCGTGCACAGCTCCTCCCTGGCGGGGGTGGACCGGGGGGCCCCGGTGGGCATCACCGGTGCCCCCCAGACCGTGCCCGACGGCCTCGACTCCGGCCCGTGGCTGGTGTGTTCGGGCACCGGTCTGACCTCATCCGGGACTTCTCCGGGGACCGCGGTCGCGGTCGGGAGCGCGGCCGGGGGCACCGGCCTCGACGCCAACTCGGCGCTGCTGGCGCGGGCCCCGGACAAGACCCTGTACCTGGTGTGGCGGGGCACCAGGCTGCGCCTGGACACCAAGCACGGGGCGGTGTCGGCGCTCGGATACGAGTCCGCGACCCCGTTCCCGGTCACGGAGGCGTTCCTCGACGCGCTGCCGCTGGGCCCCGATCTGACGCCCGTGACGGTCACTGGCCAGGGCGGTACCGGGCCGCGTCTGGACGGCCGCCAGACCCGGATCGGCCAGGTCTTCCAGGTGTCGGCGCCCGGCTCCGCGACCCGCTACTACCTGCTGCGCACGGACGGGCTCACACCGCTGACGGCCACCGAGGCGGCGCTCACCCTGGGCTCGTCCGCGGGCGGCGGGGCGCACGCCACCGACCTGGGCACCGATGCCCTCAGCGGCCGCCTGGCGCCGGTGACGGGCAGTCAGCGAAACACCGCGAGCGCGCTGCCCGCCACTCCGCCCCATCTGGTCCGGGCCACGACGGACCAGAGTGCCTGCGTCCGGATCTCCCCCGGCACCGAGGAGACCCGGTCGAGCGTGTCGCTGCTGGCGCGGAGCGAGCTCGGCCCGGCGGCGCAGACGCCGTCCGAGGGTATGACGCCGGCGTGCGTCCCCGCCGACCGGATCACCGTACCGGCGGGCCGTGGCGCCCTGGTCCGGGCGCTGGGAGCGGGCGGTACGGCGATGGGCGACACCGTGTACCTGGTGACCGACACCGGGATGAAGTACCGGGTGCCCACCAGCCAGGCACTGGAGGCGCTGGGCTTCACCACGTCCGACATCAGGACCATGCCCTCGACCCTGCTGTCGCTCCTGCCCACGGGTCCTGACCTGTCACCGTCGGCAGCGGCCGGCGGCACGTCCTCGGCCACCGCACCGCGCTGCGGTCCGGCCGGCGGCGCCGGGAGCGGACGCACGGGGACGGCCCCGGCCCCTGGGGCCACCTCCCGGGAGTGA
- a CDS encoding alpha/beta fold hydrolase, whose protein sequence is MRIRIPRRVTLTVGVLVLLGATTAPGVAMADDPGPPSVSASPKPTVVLVHGAWADSSSWSAVMERLRKDGYPVRAIANPLQGLTGDAAHLSSYLATIDGPVVLVGHSYGGAVITNSAVSDPDVKALVYIAGFIPAKGETVGDLAARTSPAIPLVATPVPDGTEVSIDPAHFRDFFAGDVDGTTAADLAAVQRPANTRAVSETGTEEAYRTIPSWSLIARQDHAIAPDVQRFMSKRAGAHTEEVDASHAVMVSRPGKVTHMIEEAARSIR, encoded by the coding sequence GTGCGCATCCGCATCCCGCGTCGTGTCACGCTCACCGTCGGCGTCCTCGTCCTGCTCGGCGCCACCACCGCTCCCGGCGTGGCGATGGCCGACGACCCAGGGCCTCCGTCCGTGTCCGCGTCCCCGAAGCCGACCGTCGTCCTCGTCCACGGCGCGTGGGCTGACTCCTCCAGCTGGTCGGCGGTGATGGAGCGGCTGCGCAAGGACGGCTATCCGGTGCGCGCCATCGCCAACCCGCTGCAGGGACTCACCGGCGACGCGGCCCACCTCTCCAGCTACCTCGCCACCATCGACGGCCCCGTGGTCCTGGTCGGCCATTCCTACGGCGGCGCCGTGATCACCAACTCCGCCGTCTCGGACCCCGACGTCAAGGCCCTCGTGTACATCGCCGGCTTTATCCCCGCGAAGGGCGAGACGGTGGGCGACCTGGCGGCCAGGACCTCGCCGGCCATCCCGCTGGTCGCGACCCCCGTCCCGGACGGCACGGAGGTGTCCATCGACCCCGCCCACTTCCGGGACTTCTTCGCCGGCGACGTAGACGGGACGACGGCCGCCGACCTGGCCGCGGTCCAGCGGCCCGCCAACACCCGGGCGGTCTCCGAAACCGGCACGGAAGAGGCGTACCGCACCATCCCGTCCTGGAGCTTGATTGCCCGTCAGGACCACGCCATCGCGCCCGACGTCCAGCGCTTCATGTCGAAGCGGGCCGGAGCGCACACCGAGGAGGTCGACGCCTCCCACGCCGTGATGGTCAGCCGCCCCGGCAAGGTCACGCACATGATCGAAGAAGCTGCCCGCAGCATCCGGTGA
- a CDS encoding type VII secretion system-associated protein, whose amino-acid sequence MADTSENKLALDKAGIQRFITEDVKPFLKAILDLRKADGSTPSMGQLLGLEQYDDKSLFGLRMPLAIGVMADDKAGGIVNGNRINSEVSAVAESILKIMDEQEELFNEFIQGLEATLKDLFDSQNVNLEKIDGEKFLDNLTDVDSLILEAGTNTSGTA is encoded by the coding sequence ATGGCTGATACTTCGGAAAACAAACTGGCTCTCGACAAAGCAGGAATCCAGCGTTTCATCACCGAGGACGTCAAGCCCTTCCTCAAGGCGATTCTCGACCTGCGGAAGGCGGACGGATCCACTCCGTCGATGGGCCAGCTCCTCGGCCTGGAGCAGTACGACGACAAGAGCCTGTTCGGCCTGCGGATGCCCCTGGCCATCGGCGTGATGGCTGACGACAAGGCGGGCGGGATCGTGAATGGGAACCGCATCAATTCCGAGGTCTCGGCGGTCGCTGAATCCATCCTGAAAATCATGGATGAGCAGGAAGAACTCTTCAACGAGTTCATCCAGGGCCTTGAGGCCACACTCAAGGATCTGTTCGATTCCCAGAACGTGAATCTGGAGAAGATCGACGGCGAGAAGTTCCTCGACAATCTCACCGATGTCGATTCCCTCATACTTGAGGCCGGCACGAATACGTCCGGAACCGCCTGA
- a CDS encoding YbaB/EbfC family nucleoid-associated protein — translation MEDEILTRLAQAKAQMDATRAAVARAEQELRRTSVTVVSRDRAVEVTVGPQGEISGLQFLDGKYRTMGAPHLAASILEAAGEGRAQMARRVMDAFQPLEEPLPSLPEDLALVPGLEFDWKDVFGSMLDIGNTGAQDRSATAKLRDEIVEDGENG, via the coding sequence TTGGAAGACGAAATACTCACCAGGCTCGCTCAGGCGAAGGCCCAGATGGACGCCACCCGGGCGGCCGTCGCGCGGGCGGAACAGGAACTGAGACGGACATCCGTCACCGTCGTCTCACGCGACCGCGCCGTCGAGGTCACGGTCGGACCGCAGGGCGAGATCTCCGGACTGCAGTTCCTGGACGGCAAGTACCGCACCATGGGCGCCCCGCACCTGGCCGCCTCGATCCTGGAGGCGGCGGGCGAGGGCAGGGCACAGATGGCGCGCAGGGTCATGGACGCGTTCCAGCCGCTGGAGGAGCCCCTGCCCTCACTGCCGGAGGACCTCGCCCTGGTACCGGGCCTGGAATTCGACTGGAAGGACGTCTTCGGCTCGATGCTCGACATCGGGAACACCGGGGCACAGGACCGGTCGGCAACCGCCAAGCTTCGCGACGAGATAGTGGAGGACGGAGAGAATGGCTGA
- a CDS encoding WXG100 family type VII secretion target, translating into MSANFSDGYIYVDYAHMNNTADDLVAQTRAIETTLANLDMELRTLKEMWIGDDREQYDQKQLAWNNAVTAMQQMLNVNAALLTDISENYQYNERSLSQMWSAVRIGR; encoded by the coding sequence ATGAGCGCAAACTTCAGCGACGGCTACATCTACGTCGACTACGCCCATATGAACAACACCGCCGATGACCTGGTCGCGCAGACCCGGGCCATCGAAACCACGCTCGCCAACCTCGACATGGAGCTGCGCACGCTCAAGGAGATGTGGATCGGTGACGACCGCGAGCAGTACGACCAGAAGCAGCTCGCCTGGAACAACGCGGTCACGGCCATGCAGCAGATGCTCAACGTCAATGCCGCGCTGCTGACGGACATCTCCGAGAACTACCAGTACAACGAGCGTTCGCTCAGCCAGATGTGGTCGGCCGTCCGCATCGGCCGTTGA
- the eccD gene encoding type VII secretion integral membrane protein EccD produces the protein MTDNALSGLCRLTVRAPDKTVDLSVPADIPVADLLPAVLAYAGDGLAEAGVDHDGWVLQRLGGRPLDHEATLEAQDAHDGEVFYLRPHAEALPEVRLDDLVDGIYTTMRDQPFGWTPLIGKRVLLTLAALCQLLALVVLALSDASGIVIALAAFAFGMLTLGGAAAASRAIGDAGAGATLGVMVPAFLASAGWTLPGGQLSGPDLHEVLGARLLAASTSAAAGAVLAVAAVAAFATVFLALAAVAGAGALGGVLLLVADLPPEHASGILAVTAVVFGAFVPSLSFRLAGLRMPPIPTNAEDLQEGIEPHEPRVVAERSVLADGWMTGLYAAAGIICAVCVAGLAVRADLAQNVTTATLSLLLLLHARGLGNTLQRLSLITPALLGAASLTRTTFLDATPGYRLLLVAGLLAVTAALAIASWTVPGTRMLPYWGRAAELAHSTAAIALLPLALWVLGVYGTLRALAA, from the coding sequence ATGACCGACAACGCCCTGTCCGGGCTGTGCCGCCTGACGGTGCGCGCCCCCGACAAGACGGTGGACCTGTCCGTGCCCGCCGACATCCCGGTGGCCGACCTGCTGCCCGCAGTGCTGGCCTACGCCGGTGACGGGCTGGCCGAGGCCGGTGTCGACCACGACGGCTGGGTGCTCCAGCGCCTCGGTGGGCGGCCCCTGGACCACGAGGCGACCCTGGAGGCCCAGGACGCGCACGACGGCGAGGTGTTCTACCTGCGCCCGCACGCCGAGGCGCTGCCCGAGGTGCGGCTCGACGACCTGGTGGACGGCATCTACACCACCATGCGGGACCAGCCCTTCGGCTGGACCCCGCTGATCGGCAAGCGGGTGCTGCTCACCCTCGCCGCGCTCTGCCAACTCCTCGCCCTGGTGGTGCTCGCGCTCTCGGACGCCTCCGGCATCGTGATCGCGCTGGCCGCCTTCGCCTTCGGCATGCTCACCCTCGGCGGGGCCGCCGCGGCCAGCCGGGCCATCGGTGACGCGGGCGCGGGCGCCACCCTCGGGGTGATGGTGCCCGCCTTCCTGGCGTCGGCCGGCTGGACGCTGCCCGGCGGGCAGTTGAGCGGCCCCGACCTGCACGAGGTGCTGGGCGCAAGGCTGCTGGCCGCCAGTACCTCGGCCGCCGCCGGAGCGGTCTTGGCGGTCGCCGCAGTGGCCGCCTTCGCCACGGTGTTCCTGGCGCTGGCCGCGGTGGCCGGGGCGGGCGCCCTCGGCGGGGTGCTGCTGCTCGTCGCCGACCTGCCGCCCGAGCACGCCTCGGGCATCCTCGCCGTCACCGCAGTGGTGTTCGGCGCCTTCGTGCCGTCCCTGTCGTTCCGGCTCGCGGGGCTGCGAATGCCGCCCATCCCGACCAACGCCGAGGATCTCCAGGAAGGCATCGAGCCGCACGAGCCACGCGTCGTCGCGGAGCGCTCCGTGCTGGCCGACGGCTGGATGACGGGCCTGTACGCGGCGGCCGGGATCATCTGCGCCGTATGCGTGGCGGGTCTCGCCGTACGCGCCGACCTTGCCCAGAACGTCACCACGGCCACGCTCTCCCTGCTGCTCCTGCTGCACGCCCGGGGCCTGGGCAACACCCTGCAACGGCTGTCGCTCATCACGCCCGCCCTGCTGGGCGCCGCCTCCCTGACCCGTACAACGTTCCTCGACGCCACCCCCGGATACCGGCTGCTGCTGGTTGCCGGGCTGCTCGCGGTCACCGCGGCGCTGGCCATCGCCTCCTGGACGGTGCCGGGCACCCGCATGCTGCCCTACTGGGGACGCGCCGCCGAACTGGCCCACTCGACGGCGGCCATCGCGCTGCTGCCGCTCGCCCTGTGGGTGCTGGGCGTCTACGGCACCCTGCGCGCGCTCGCCGCCTGA
- a CDS encoding flavodoxin family protein, with product MATLLIVHHTPSPNCQALFEAVLSGTAADGIEGVRVVRRAALAATASDVLAADGVLLGTPANLGYMSGALKHFFDQIYYPCLDATRGRPFGYWVHGGNDVTGAVRAIESITTGLGWRRTADAVTVTGEPVKADVEACWELGATAAASLTA from the coding sequence GTGGCCACCCTGCTGATCGTCCATCACACGCCCTCGCCGAACTGCCAGGCGCTCTTCGAAGCCGTCCTCTCGGGGACTGCGGCGGACGGCATCGAGGGTGTCCGTGTCGTGCGGCGTGCGGCCCTCGCCGCCACGGCGTCCGACGTGCTCGCCGCTGACGGCGTACTGCTCGGTACCCCGGCGAACCTGGGATACATGTCCGGCGCCCTCAAGCACTTCTTCGACCAGATCTACTACCCGTGCCTGGACGCCACCCGGGGCCGCCCCTTCGGCTACTGGGTGCACGGCGGCAACGACGTCACCGGCGCCGTGCGCGCGATCGAGTCGATCACCACCGGCCTGGGATGGCGCCGCACGGCGGACGCCGTGACGGTCACCGGAGAGCCGGTCAAGGCCGACGTCGAAGCCTGCTGGGAACTGGGCGCGACCGCCGCGGCGAGCCTGACGGCCTGA
- a CDS encoding TetR/AcrR family transcriptional regulator: MNQSAKGRGTSEARSRLLDTATRIFYAEGIHSVGVDRIVAEAQVTRATLYRHFTGKEDLVLAYLERVDRDLRAQAEAAQAGEQAPADKIRAVCRTISAGIQSPGFRGCAFLNAAAEYPDADHPVHRAVLSHRQWFQDTITGLLAETGDPAAEPAGRHLVMLRDGAMTSGCLADPALVSETFLRGVEGLLRALSA, from the coding sequence ATGAACCAGAGCGCAAAGGGGCGGGGCACGTCGGAGGCGCGATCGCGGCTGCTGGACACAGCGACCAGGATCTTCTACGCGGAGGGAATCCACTCCGTCGGCGTCGACCGGATCGTGGCGGAGGCGCAGGTCACCCGTGCCACGCTGTACCGGCACTTCACGGGCAAAGAGGACCTCGTCCTCGCGTACCTGGAGCGGGTCGACCGGGACCTCCGGGCGCAGGCCGAAGCCGCTCAGGCGGGCGAGCAGGCACCGGCGGACAAGATCCGCGCCGTCTGCCGGACGATTTCCGCGGGCATCCAGTCCCCGGGTTTCCGGGGGTGTGCCTTCCTCAACGCGGCGGCCGAGTACCCCGATGCCGACCACCCGGTCCACCGGGCCGTCCTCTCCCACCGCCAGTGGTTCCAGGACACCATCACGGGTCTGCTGGCCGAGACCGGTGACCCGGCGGCCGAGCCCGCCGGACGGCATCTCGTCATGCTCCGGGACGGCGCGATGACCTCGGGCTGCCTGGCCGACCCCGCGCTGGTCTCCGAGACCTTCCTGCGGGGCGTCGAAGGGCTCCTGCGGGCCCTCTCCGCCTGA